In one Fodinicola acaciae genomic region, the following are encoded:
- the murD gene encoding UDP-N-acetylmuramoyl-L-alanine--D-glutamate ligase, whose amino-acid sequence MSAYEGQRVVVAGAGVSGVPVAEALLERGAVVTVVDRAASERTDRLAAAGATVLIGVTEPPPGTQAVVTSPGWRPDHPLLSAAVSAGIEVYSEPELAWRLRPAGAAPWLAVTGTNGKTTTVTMLAAILRAAGQRAAAVGNIGDPLLSAVLKTDPPYEVLSVELSSFQLHWSSTMAPQAAALLNLADDHLDWHGGFDAYAQAKARIWRGHDSLAVGNADDPAVAKLLATRSGPTASFTLGRPSVGQLGVIDGTLVDRAFGDEVALVDAADVRPPGAHNIANALAAAALARGHGVPPEAVRDGLRGYVPEPHRNALVATVAGVSYVNDSKATNPHAALASLAAYDSIVWVAGGQLKGVDVDDLVRTVAPRLRGAVLLGVDRAEIAAAIRRHAPDVPVVDVTSTDDGVMIEVVEHAHRLARPGDAVLLAPAAASLDMFPSYGARGDSFAAAVRALAT is encoded by the coding sequence ATGAGCGCGTACGAGGGGCAACGCGTCGTCGTGGCCGGCGCCGGCGTCTCCGGCGTACCGGTCGCCGAGGCGCTCCTCGAGCGCGGTGCCGTCGTCACCGTCGTGGACCGCGCCGCGAGCGAGCGTACGGACCGGCTGGCGGCCGCCGGCGCGACCGTACTCATCGGCGTCACCGAGCCACCGCCCGGCACGCAGGCGGTCGTCACCTCGCCGGGCTGGCGGCCGGACCATCCACTGCTGTCGGCCGCGGTGTCGGCCGGCATCGAGGTCTACTCCGAGCCCGAGCTGGCCTGGCGGCTGCGGCCGGCCGGCGCCGCACCGTGGCTCGCGGTCACCGGTACGAACGGCAAGACGACGACCGTGACCATGCTCGCGGCGATCCTGCGCGCCGCCGGCCAGCGCGCCGCGGCCGTCGGCAACATCGGCGATCCGCTGCTGAGCGCGGTGTTGAAGACGGATCCGCCGTACGAGGTGCTGTCCGTGGAGCTGTCCAGCTTCCAGCTGCACTGGTCGTCCACCATGGCACCGCAGGCCGCCGCGCTGCTCAATCTGGCCGACGACCACCTCGACTGGCACGGCGGCTTCGACGCGTACGCGCAGGCCAAGGCACGGATCTGGCGCGGTCACGACAGTCTGGCGGTCGGCAACGCCGACGATCCGGCGGTGGCCAAGCTGCTGGCCACCCGGAGCGGTCCGACGGCGAGCTTCACGCTGGGGCGGCCGTCGGTCGGCCAGCTCGGCGTCATCGACGGCACGCTCGTCGACCGCGCCTTCGGTGACGAGGTCGCGCTGGTCGATGCCGCCGACGTACGGCCGCCCGGCGCGCACAACATCGCCAACGCGCTTGCCGCCGCGGCACTCGCACGCGGTCACGGCGTTCCGCCGGAGGCCGTACGCGACGGCCTGCGTGGCTATGTGCCGGAGCCGCACCGCAACGCTCTGGTCGCGACGGTGGCCGGCGTGTCGTACGTGAACGACAGCAAGGCGACCAATCCGCACGCCGCGTTGGCGTCGCTGGCCGCGTACGACTCGATCGTGTGGGTCGCCGGTGGCCAGCTCAAAGGCGTGGATGTGGACGATCTGGTGCGTACGGTCGCGCCGCGGTTGCGGGGAGCCGTGTTGCTCGGCGTGGACCGGGCCGAGATCGCGGCGGCGATCCGGCGACACGCGCCGGATGTGCCGGTCGTGGACGTGACGAGCACCGATGATGGGGTCATGATCGAAGTGGTGGAGCACGCGCACCGGCTCGCGCGGCCGGGCGACGCGGTGCTGCTCGCACCGGCCGCCGCTTCGCTGGACATGTTCCCGTCATACGGCGCTCGCGGTGATTCCTTCGCTGCCGCGGTGCGTGCGCTGGCCACGTGA
- the ftsW gene encoding putative lipid II flippase FtsW yields MTAPPQKADAPREVSPEDRAAINPFAPLQGLLKRPMASYYLVVATTGLLLAIGLMMVLSASSIVSYVKTGSPFTTFANQALYALLGLVAFVIALRLPVRLIRMIGYPILIISGAALLVLLAFPSLGVARNGVVRWIDVGPILWQPSESAKLGLALWGADVLVRKRKLMTNFKHLIVPLLPVSVVLVGLVGVHDLGTSMCLMLVLVALLWVSGVRLRVFGLMLGVGVVGVIGFITAKAERMDRITSFLNPFADPEFTGHQAVQGLYALSSGGFFGVGLGASATKWGGLPEAYNDFIFAVIGEELGLIGCVVVIGLFGVFGYSGFRVARRTADPYVRLTAAACTVWLTGQAFINMGAVVGLLPITGIPLPLISQGGSSLVLTLFVAGMLAGFARGEPEAAAMLNERGPTLGTRLFGMPPVPVLPAEGAGKRSTKAGASRTKGKPGPARSRPERR; encoded by the coding sequence GTGACCGCGCCGCCGCAGAAGGCCGACGCGCCGCGCGAGGTCAGCCCGGAGGACCGGGCCGCGATCAACCCGTTCGCGCCGCTGCAGGGGCTGCTCAAGCGGCCGATGGCCTCGTACTACCTGGTCGTGGCCACCACCGGCCTGCTGCTCGCCATCGGCCTGATGATGGTCCTGTCGGCCTCCAGCATCGTCTCGTACGTGAAGACCGGCAGCCCGTTCACCACGTTCGCCAACCAGGCGCTTTACGCGTTGCTCGGCTTGGTCGCGTTTGTGATCGCGCTGCGGTTGCCGGTCCGCCTGATCCGGATGATCGGCTATCCGATTCTGATCATCTCCGGTGCGGCTTTGTTGGTGTTGCTGGCATTCCCCTCGCTCGGCGTCGCGCGCAATGGTGTGGTGCGCTGGATCGACGTCGGACCGATCCTCTGGCAGCCGTCCGAGAGCGCCAAGCTGGGACTCGCGCTCTGGGGCGCGGACGTGCTGGTCCGCAAGCGGAAGCTGATGACCAACTTCAAGCACCTGATCGTGCCGCTGTTGCCGGTCAGCGTGGTGTTGGTCGGCCTCGTCGGCGTGCACGACCTCGGCACCAGCATGTGCCTGATGCTCGTGCTGGTCGCGCTGCTGTGGGTGTCCGGCGTCCGGCTGCGCGTCTTCGGTCTCATGCTCGGTGTCGGTGTGGTCGGGGTCATCGGCTTCATCACCGCCAAGGCCGAGCGGATGGACCGGATCACCTCGTTCCTGAACCCGTTCGCCGATCCGGAGTTCACCGGGCACCAGGCCGTGCAGGGCCTGTACGCGCTCTCGTCCGGCGGGTTCTTCGGGGTCGGCCTCGGCGCCAGCGCGACGAAGTGGGGTGGCCTGCCGGAGGCGTACAACGACTTCATCTTCGCGGTGATCGGCGAGGAGCTCGGCCTGATCGGCTGTGTCGTGGTCATCGGCCTGTTCGGTGTCTTCGGTTACTCGGGATTTCGGGTGGCGCGGCGGACCGCTGACCCGTACGTCCGGCTGACCGCCGCGGCCTGCACCGTCTGGCTGACCGGACAGGCGTTCATCAACATGGGTGCGGTGGTCGGATTGCTGCCGATCACCGGCATTCCACTCCCGTTGATCTCGCAGGGTGGCTCGTCGCTGGTGCTGACTCTCTTCGTTGCCGGGATGCTGGCCGGGTTCGCGCGCGGTGAGCCGGAGGCCGCCGCGATGCTCAACGAGCGCGGTCCTACGCTAGGCACACGGTTGTTCGGCATGCCGCCGGTGCCGGTCCTGCCTGCCGAAGGTGCTGGCAAGCGGAGCACCAAGGCTGGCGCGAGCCGGACGAAAGGCAAGCCAGGACCGGCGCGGAGCCGTCCAGAGCGGAGATGA
- the murG gene encoding undecaprenyldiphospho-muramoylpentapeptide beta-N-acetylglucosaminyltransferase, with protein sequence MTLRSVVLAGGGTGGHIEPALAFAQCLRRHHPDVRVTCLGTPKGLESQIIPARGWDLEMVPAYPLPRKANLDLLRTPVRMAKATKATRKVLDKVEADVVVGFGGYVSVPAYLAAWRRHTPLVIHEKDVPPGVANRLGARFTSSIALGFEHQKAAGQQGEVVGVPLRPEISRLDRAATREEARKFFELDADRPTLLVTGGSQGARTLNEATFGAAAALGAAGVQVLHIYGARNEEVVAPTDTGAPYVSLPFVERMDLAYAAADLLLCRGGAMTCAEVAAVGLPAVYVPYPHGNGEQRRNALPVVRAGGGMLVEDSELTVSYVEGTILPLLTNPEELATMSAAAAAYGRRDGDEALLAMVEKAVSA encoded by the coding sequence ATGACGTTGCGATCAGTGGTGCTGGCCGGCGGCGGGACCGGCGGCCACATCGAGCCGGCGCTGGCGTTCGCGCAGTGCCTGCGCCGGCACCATCCGGACGTACGGGTGACGTGCCTCGGGACGCCGAAGGGGCTGGAGTCGCAGATCATCCCGGCCCGCGGCTGGGATCTGGAGATGGTGCCGGCCTATCCGCTGCCGCGCAAGGCCAACCTGGACCTGCTGCGTACGCCGGTGCGGATGGCCAAGGCGACCAAGGCGACCCGCAAGGTGCTGGACAAGGTCGAGGCCGACGTGGTGGTCGGTTTCGGCGGATACGTCTCGGTGCCGGCCTATCTGGCCGCCTGGCGCCGGCACACGCCACTGGTGATCCACGAGAAGGACGTGCCGCCGGGCGTCGCCAACCGGCTCGGAGCGCGGTTCACGTCCTCGATCGCGCTCGGTTTCGAGCACCAGAAGGCGGCCGGCCAACAGGGCGAGGTTGTCGGTGTGCCGCTGCGGCCGGAGATCTCCCGGCTCGACCGCGCCGCGACCCGCGAGGAAGCGCGCAAGTTCTTCGAGCTCGACGCCGACCGGCCGACGCTGCTGGTGACCGGTGGTTCGCAAGGTGCGCGTACGTTGAATGAGGCGACTTTTGGTGCGGCGGCGGCACTTGGCGCCGCCGGCGTGCAGGTGCTGCACATTTACGGCGCCCGTAACGAAGAAGTGGTGGCGCCGACCGACACCGGCGCGCCGTACGTGTCGCTGCCGTTCGTGGAGCGGATGGATCTCGCGTACGCGGCGGCCGACCTGCTCTTGTGCCGCGGCGGCGCGATGACCTGCGCCGAGGTGGCCGCGGTCGGCCTGCCGGCGGTCTATGTGCCTTATCCGCACGGAAACGGCGAGCAGCGGCGCAACGCGCTGCCGGTCGTACGCGCCGGTGGCGGCATGCTCGTCGAGGACTCCGAGCTCACCGTGTCCTATGTGGAGGGGACGATTCTGCCGTTGCTGACCAATCCCGAGGAGTTGGCCACGATGTCGGCCGCGGCCGCCGCCTACGGCCGCCGCGACGGCGACGAGGCTTTGCTTGCCATGGTTGAGAAAGCGGTGTCGGCATGA
- the murC gene encoding UDP-N-acetylmuramate--L-alanine ligase: MSVLSGVDPTTISPDELRAVHFIGIGGVGMSGIARILLARGAKVSGSDAREWPALDALRALGATVHVGHSADNLGGADTVVYSSAIKPGNPELDAAKERGLRLLHRSEALVALMTGRRVIAISGTNGKTTTTSMITTVLQHAGKDPSFAIGGDLSEAGSNAHHGTGEFFVAEADESDRSFLLYAPEVAVVTNVEADHLDTYGTLEAIEEAFVDFAKRIVPGGFLVACADDPGARRLADSARSIGVTVYTYGEAADADLRMLDLTSTASGAYYRAILDGDDTGLVRLPVPGRHIALNSAAAVLVAARLGVSVDNAIAGLESYGGVRRRFELKGTVGGIRIYDDYAYHPTSMSAQLRTVRDVAGSNQLIVVFQPYRFSRTAAFQDGIAAALALADEVIVMEVYGPGEQRGPGEGGIALHAAINLPEHRKVFVPSWSDVPAEVARRARPGDVVVTMGAPPIAMMADEILLALQPAGRELG; encoded by the coding sequence ATGAGCGTCCTTTCCGGTGTCGACCCGACGACGATCTCGCCGGACGAGCTGCGCGCCGTGCATTTCATCGGCATCGGCGGTGTCGGCATGAGCGGCATCGCGCGGATTTTGTTGGCGCGCGGCGCGAAAGTCTCCGGCAGCGACGCGCGCGAATGGCCGGCGCTGGACGCGCTGCGCGCGCTCGGCGCGACTGTCCACGTTGGACACTCGGCGGACAATCTCGGCGGCGCCGACACGGTCGTCTATTCTTCCGCGATCAAACCGGGAAATCCGGAGCTGGACGCGGCCAAGGAGCGCGGCCTGCGGCTGCTGCACCGCTCCGAGGCGCTGGTCGCGCTGATGACCGGCCGCCGGGTGATCGCGATTTCCGGCACGAACGGGAAAACCACCACCACCTCGATGATCACGACGGTGCTGCAGCACGCCGGCAAGGACCCGTCCTTCGCGATCGGTGGCGACCTTTCCGAGGCCGGTTCCAACGCGCACCACGGCACCGGCGAGTTCTTCGTCGCAGAGGCCGACGAGAGCGACCGGTCGTTTCTGTTGTACGCGCCGGAAGTCGCGGTCGTCACCAACGTGGAGGCCGACCATCTCGACACGTACGGCACCCTGGAGGCGATCGAGGAAGCCTTCGTCGACTTCGCCAAGCGGATCGTGCCCGGCGGATTTCTGGTCGCCTGCGCCGACGATCCCGGCGCGCGGCGGCTGGCCGACAGCGCGCGCTCGATCGGCGTGACGGTCTACACCTACGGCGAGGCCGCCGACGCCGACCTGCGGATGCTCGACCTGACCTCGACCGCCTCCGGCGCGTACTACCGGGCCATCCTCGACGGCGACGACACCGGCCTGGTGCGGCTGCCGGTGCCCGGCCGGCACATCGCGCTGAACTCGGCCGCCGCCGTCCTGGTGGCCGCGCGGCTGGGGGTCTCGGTCGACAACGCGATCGCCGGCCTGGAGTCCTACGGCGGCGTCCGGCGGCGGTTCGAGCTGAAGGGGACCGTCGGCGGCATCCGCATCTACGACGACTACGCCTATCACCCCACGTCGATGTCGGCGCAGCTGCGGACCGTACGCGACGTGGCTGGCAGCAACCAGCTGATCGTCGTCTTCCAGCCATACCGGTTCAGCCGGACAGCGGCCTTCCAGGACGGCATCGCCGCCGCGCTCGCGCTGGCCGACGAGGTCATCGTCATGGAGGTCTACGGACCGGGTGAGCAGCGCGGTCCCGGCGAGGGTGGCATCGCCCTGCACGCGGCGATCAACCTGCCCGAGCACCGCAAGGTCTTCGTGCCGTCGTGGTCCGACGTGCCGGCCGAGGTCGCGCGGCGCGCCCGTCCCGGCGACGTCGTCGTGACGATGGGGGCTCCGCCGATCGCGATGATGGCCGACGAGATCCTGCTGGCCCTGCAGCCCGCCGGGCGGGAGCTGGGATGA
- a CDS encoding cell division protein FtsQ/DivIB yields MKVSGTPRRDSWRVVREEDQTRRTDDLEPIANRLRGPLVGRWHRLAIWSTAVVLALVVGVGAWLVYGTNVFDVRTVSVTGAKTVDPAAVVSSSGISRGSALAHVDSSAVRSRLLTALPALSTVSVTLSWPHTVSIEVGERVAVAVVGPGYREIDSTGVVFRTVPSRPAGLPLLSLKNPGPRDPATLAALTVSASLTPSLRGQLVQISAPTPAAVTLQLTGDRTVLWGDASQSAQKAAVLAVLLKQKGKKYDVSAPSVVTVR; encoded by the coding sequence ATGAAGGTGAGCGGTACGCCGCGCCGGGACTCCTGGCGGGTGGTCCGGGAAGAGGACCAGACCCGGCGTACCGACGACCTCGAGCCGATCGCCAACCGGTTGCGCGGTCCGCTGGTCGGCCGCTGGCACCGGTTGGCGATCTGGTCGACGGCCGTCGTGCTGGCGCTGGTGGTCGGCGTCGGTGCCTGGCTGGTCTACGGCACCAACGTGTTCGACGTGCGTACGGTCAGCGTCACCGGCGCCAAGACCGTCGACCCGGCCGCGGTGGTCTCCTCCTCCGGCATCAGCCGCGGCAGCGCTCTCGCGCACGTCGACTCCTCGGCCGTACGCTCGCGGCTGCTCACCGCGCTGCCGGCGCTGTCCACCGTCTCGGTGACGTTGAGCTGGCCGCACACGGTGTCGATCGAGGTCGGCGAGCGAGTCGCGGTGGCCGTGGTGGGGCCTGGCTATCGCGAGATCGACAGCACCGGCGTGGTTTTCCGTACGGTGCCGAGCCGGCCGGCCGGTCTGCCGTTGCTGTCGCTGAAAAACCCCGGCCCGCGCGATCCGGCGACGCTGGCCGCTCTCACGGTCAGCGCGTCGCTGACGCCGTCGCTGCGCGGCCAGCTCGTCCAGATCAGCGCGCCGACGCCGGCCGCGGTGACCCTGCAGCTGACCGGCGACCGTACGGTCCTGTGGGGAGACGCGTCGCAAAGCGCGCAGAAGGCCGCCGTACTCGCCGTCCTGCTCAAGCAGAAAGGCAAGAAGTACGACGTGAGTGCTCCGAGCGTGGTGACAGTCCGGTAG
- the ftsZ gene encoding cell division protein FtsZ, which translates to MTPPHNYLAVIKVVGIGGGGVNAVNRMIEVGLKGVEFVAINTDAQALLMSDADVKLDVGRELTRGLGAGASPDVGRKAAEDHRDEIEEVLKGADMVFVTAGEGGGTGTGGAPVVASVARKLGALTIGVVTRPFSFEGKRRQMQAEAGIEELRNECDTLIVIPNDRLLSLGDRTISMMDAFRTADQVLLSGVQGITDLITTPGLINLDFADVKSVMSGAGSALMGIGSSRGDNRAVEAAELAIASPLLEASMEGAHGVLLSVSGGSDLGLFEINEAASLVSDAAHPDANIIFGAVIDDALGDEVRVTVIAAGFDGGHPQYHRSEYHHRSSDRRDAAASNTDWLTGKQSSSATPTPRTPPPPPVPTPEPAPAAQPQQPPRVPLDDVDVPDFLKNGA; encoded by the coding sequence ATGACACCTCCGCACAACTATCTAGCGGTCATCAAGGTCGTCGGCATCGGCGGCGGCGGTGTGAACGCGGTCAACCGGATGATCGAGGTCGGTCTCAAAGGCGTCGAGTTCGTCGCGATCAACACCGACGCGCAGGCGCTGCTGATGAGCGACGCCGACGTGAAGCTGGACGTCGGCCGAGAGCTCACCAGGGGCCTGGGCGCCGGCGCGAGCCCCGACGTGGGCCGCAAGGCCGCCGAGGACCACCGCGACGAGATCGAAGAGGTGCTCAAGGGCGCCGACATGGTCTTCGTCACCGCCGGCGAAGGCGGTGGCACCGGCACGGGTGGCGCGCCGGTGGTCGCCAGTGTGGCGCGAAAACTCGGCGCGCTGACCATCGGTGTGGTGACGCGGCCGTTCTCGTTCGAAGGCAAGCGGCGGCAGATGCAGGCCGAGGCCGGCATCGAGGAGCTGCGCAACGAGTGCGACACGCTCATCGTCATCCCCAACGACCGGCTGCTCTCACTGGGCGACCGGACGATCAGCATGATGGACGCCTTCCGTACGGCCGACCAGGTGCTGCTCTCCGGTGTCCAGGGCATCACCGACCTGATCACCACGCCGGGCCTGATCAACCTCGACTTCGCCGACGTGAAGTCGGTGATGAGCGGCGCCGGCTCGGCGCTGATGGGCATCGGCTCCTCGCGCGGCGACAACCGCGCGGTCGAGGCGGCCGAGCTGGCGATCGCGAGCCCGCTGCTGGAGGCCAGCATGGAGGGCGCGCACGGCGTTCTCCTGTCCGTGTCCGGCGGCTCCGACCTCGGCCTGTTCGAGATCAACGAGGCCGCCTCGCTGGTCTCGGACGCGGCGCATCCGGACGCCAACATCATCTTCGGCGCGGTGATCGACGACGCGCTCGGCGACGAGGTGCGGGTCACCGTCATCGCGGCCGGCTTCGACGGTGGCCACCCGCAATATCACCGCAGCGAATACCACCACCGCAGCTCCGACCGGCGGGACGCGGCGGCCAGCAACACCGACTGGCTGACCGGCAAGCAGAGCTCCAGCGCCACGCCGACGCCGCGTACGCCTCCGCCGCCGCCGGTGCCGACCCCGGAGCCGGCGCCGGCCGCGCAGCCGCAGCAGCCGCCGCGGGTGCCGCTCGACGACGTCGACGTGCCTGACTTCCTCAAGAACGGCGCGTGA
- a CDS encoding YggS family pyridoxal phosphate-dependent enzyme, which translates to MTQGPTAERRAELAANRAAVLDRIAAAARSAGRDPADVTLIAVTKTFPADDVVALADIGQRDVGENRDQEAASKAAAVAAVRDAHPAVADLRWHFVGQLQRNKVASVVRYADLVHSVDRVKLVTSLDRAAAEHRDRPLDVLVQIDLAGEVPARQPSPKASIGARGGVVPADLLALAETIAGATALRLRGVMAVAPLGADPAEAFAALAGVSDRLRAEFPQAGVVSAGMSGDVEAAIAHGATHVRIGTALLGGRTALR; encoded by the coding sequence GTGACCCAGGGGCCGACGGCCGAGCGGCGGGCCGAGCTCGCCGCCAACCGGGCGGCGGTGCTCGACCGGATCGCCGCGGCGGCTCGGTCCGCCGGCCGCGATCCGGCGGACGTGACGCTCATCGCGGTGACGAAAACGTTCCCCGCCGACGACGTCGTCGCGTTGGCCGACATCGGCCAACGCGACGTTGGCGAGAACCGCGACCAGGAGGCCGCCAGCAAGGCGGCCGCCGTTGCCGCCGTACGCGACGCGCATCCGGCTGTCGCCGACCTTCGCTGGCACTTCGTCGGACAGCTGCAGCGCAACAAGGTCGCGTCAGTTGTCCGTTATGCCGATCTCGTCCACAGCGTCGACCGGGTGAAACTCGTCACGTCGTTGGACCGGGCCGCCGCCGAGCATCGCGACCGGCCGCTGGACGTACTGGTGCAAATCGACCTCGCCGGCGAAGTGCCGGCGCGCCAACCGAGTCCGAAGGCGAGCATCGGCGCGCGTGGCGGTGTGGTGCCGGCGGATCTGCTCGCGCTGGCTGAGACGATCGCGGGTGCCACGGCGCTGCGGTTACGAGGCGTGATGGCGGTCGCGCCGCTCGGCGCCGACCCGGCCGAGGCGTTCGCCGCGCTCGCCGGCGTGTCGGATCGGCTGCGCGCCGAATTTCCGCAGGCTGGGGTCGTTTCCGCGGGTATGAGCGGGGATGTCGAGGCCGCTATAGCGCATGGCGCGACACACGTACGCATCGGTACGGCGTTGCTTGGCGGAAGAACAGCACTTCGTTAG
- a CDS encoding cell division protein SepF, with protein MGTWRKAGVWLGLVEDDEDRDFVDDELDAFDEDFEPPARPRGRASVQPPARSERSAERYSERASDRAAERMAHSAVDRTADRAPVRSFPRVDASYASEDNLALAPQVVPQVMPSMSVKPEEPSYRITTMHPTTYNEARTIGEHFRDGVPVIMNLTEMTEADARRLVDFCAGLTFGLRGSIDRVTNRVFLLSPADVEVTAEDKAKIAEGGFFNQS; from the coding sequence ATGGGGACGTGGCGCAAGGCGGGTGTCTGGCTCGGCCTCGTCGAGGACGACGAGGACCGGGACTTCGTCGACGACGAACTCGACGCGTTCGACGAGGATTTCGAGCCGCCGGCCCGGCCACGCGGACGTGCCTCGGTGCAGCCGCCGGCCCGCTCCGAGCGGTCCGCCGAACGCTATTCGGAGCGTGCATCAGATCGAGCCGCGGAACGAATGGCGCATAGTGCCGTCGATCGGACGGCTGACCGAGCCCCGGTACGGTCCTTCCCCCGAGTTGATGCGTCGTACGCATCAGAAGACAACCTCGCTCTTGCGCCACAGGTGGTTCCCCAGGTCATGCCGTCGATGTCAGTGAAACCCGAAGAGCCGTCGTACCGGATCACCACTATGCATCCGACCACTTACAACGAGGCACGGACGATCGGGGAGCATTTTCGCGATGGCGTCCCAGTGATCATGAACCTGACAGAAATGACCGAAGCGGACGCGCGACGGCTCGTGGACTTCTGCGCGGGACTTACCTTCGGTCTTCGGGGTAGCATCGACCGCGTCACCAACCGGGTGTTCCTGCTCTCGCCGGCCGACGTCGAAGTCACCGCGGAGGACAAGGCGAAGATCGCCGAGGGCGGGTTTTTCAACCAGAGTTGA
- a CDS encoding YggT family protein: MSLVWQVAYLIVYFFFLFLLARLVFEWVQSFARRWRPSRPAAVTLELVFSVTDPPLNLLRRVIPPLRVGGISLDLGFILLLVIVYVLMSLLGGLSFR, encoded by the coding sequence GTGTCGCTCGTCTGGCAGGTGGCCTACCTCATCGTCTATTTCTTCTTCCTCTTCCTGCTCGCCCGGTTGGTGTTCGAGTGGGTCCAGTCATTCGCTCGCCGCTGGCGTCCGAGCAGGCCGGCGGCAGTGACCCTGGAGCTGGTTTTCAGCGTGACGGACCCGCCACTCAACCTCCTGAGGCGGGTTATTCCACCCCTTCGCGTCGGTGGAATTAGTCTGGACTTAGGCTTTATCTTGCTACTGGTAATTGTGTATGTCCTCATGAGCCTGCTTGGGGGGTTGAGTTTCAGGTGA
- a CDS encoding DivIVA domain-containing protein encodes MPLTPADVHNVAFKKPPIGKRGYDEEEVDAFLDEVERELARLIEENNDLRAQAGGRGGASAPPRDDAESRRLSQENSELKSQMERLRQQAQEAQAAAQQAQQAAARAQDQRGGTQAGGMAGAMGLSGGEPGGEQALRVLMLAQRTADDHVGEARREAEKLLSDARAKADELTRNARSKAEALEQEARQRHQEAMGSLDAKRSALQKHIEELKSFEREYRTRLKAFLETQLRDLTDRGQAIETESRGADRSATVTGSTGINNSTGVSGSFGGGVRGLGLDSDHNSRY; translated from the coding sequence ATGCCGCTGACACCCGCCGACGTGCACAACGTGGCGTTCAAGAAGCCTCCGATCGGTAAGCGAGGCTACGACGAGGAGGAGGTCGACGCCTTCCTCGACGAGGTGGAGCGCGAACTCGCTCGGCTCATCGAGGAAAACAACGACCTGCGCGCGCAGGCCGGCGGGCGAGGTGGTGCCAGCGCACCGCCGCGCGACGATGCCGAGAGCCGCCGCCTCTCGCAGGAGAACTCCGAGCTCAAGAGCCAGATGGAGCGGCTCCGCCAGCAGGCGCAGGAGGCCCAGGCCGCCGCGCAGCAGGCGCAGCAGGCCGCGGCCCGTGCTCAGGACCAGCGCGGCGGCACCCAGGCCGGCGGCATGGCCGGGGCCATGGGCCTGTCCGGCGGTGAGCCGGGTGGCGAGCAGGCGCTGCGGGTCCTCATGCTGGCACAGCGCACCGCGGACGATCACGTCGGGGAGGCCCGCCGGGAAGCCGAGAAGCTGCTGAGCGACGCGCGCGCCAAGGCCGACGAGCTGACCCGCAACGCGCGGTCCAAGGCCGAGGCGCTGGAGCAGGAGGCGCGGCAGCGCCACCAGGAGGCGATGGGCAGCCTGGACGCCAAGCGCTCCGCGCTGCAGAAGCACATCGAGGAGCTCAAGTCCTTCGAGCGCGAATACCGTACGCGCCTCAAGGCGTTCCTGGAGACCCAGCTGCGTGACCTGACCGACCGCGGCCAGGCCATCGAGACCGAGAGCCGGGGGGCCGACCGGTCCGCGACGGTGACCGGCTCGACCGGCATCAACAACTCGACCGGCGTGTCGGGTTCGTTCGGTGGCGGCGTACGCGGTCTCGGCCTGGACAGCGACCACAACAGCCGTTACTGA
- a CDS encoding TraR/DksA family transcriptional regulator, which translates to MSTNTSSASAEYADIRADLTARAEDLRAEYARALAEISDMQRDRVSDGAGDDQADAGTKAFEREQELSLARGIQARLDQVEHALAQLDAGTYGICESCGNRIPTARLEAFPFVTLCVTCKQLEERH; encoded by the coding sequence GTGAGCACCAACACGTCATCCGCCAGTGCTGAGTACGCGGACATCAGGGCCGACTTGACCGCTCGCGCCGAGGACCTGCGCGCCGAATACGCTCGCGCGCTCGCCGAGATCTCCGATATGCAGCGCGACCGCGTCTCCGACGGGGCCGGCGACGACCAGGCCGACGCCGGCACCAAGGCGTTCGAACGCGAGCAGGAGCTGTCCCTGGCCCGCGGCATCCAGGCCCGCCTCGACCAGGTCGAGCATGCCCTGGCACAGTTGGATGCTGGCACGTACGGCATCTGCGAGTCCTGTGGCAACCGGATCCCGACGGCCCGCCTGGAGGCGTTCCCGTTCGTCACCTTGTGCGTCACGTGCAAGCAGCTGGAGGAGCGACACTGA